One Streptomyces mobaraensis NBRC 13819 = DSM 40847 DNA segment encodes these proteins:
- a CDS encoding glycosyltransferase family 2 protein, with amino-acid sequence MTRTGEKMDAERRPKVVTITVGTNELRWLDRCLGSLLDSDTTGIDLEVCYVDNDSADGSVEHVREKYPRATVIRNDRNLGFAGANNVGMRRALESGADYVFLVNPDTWTPPGLVRGLTEVAEEWPEYGILGPLQYRYDADSTALDEFNDWTHTVLWLGEQHAFAGDGIAHPSTAGPAEGRAPRTLEHAYVQGSALFARTAMLRETGLFDEVLHTYYEETDLCRRARWAGWRVALHLDLGIQHRGGGGAAVPSEYSRVHMRRNRYYYLLTDIDWHPAKAARLAGRWLVADLRGHSVVGRVPAATGARETAEALRWLAGRVPTMRSRRRSHRALRARGAKGASR; translated from the coding sequence GTGACGAGAACGGGAGAGAAGATGGACGCCGAGCGCCGGCCGAAGGTCGTGACGATCACCGTCGGGACCAACGAGCTGCGCTGGCTGGACCGGTGCCTCGGTTCCCTGCTGGACAGCGACACCACCGGCATCGACCTGGAGGTCTGCTACGTCGACAACGACTCGGCGGACGGCAGCGTCGAGCACGTGCGGGAGAAGTACCCCCGGGCGACGGTCATCCGCAACGACCGCAACCTGGGCTTCGCCGGGGCGAACAACGTCGGCATGCGCCGCGCGCTGGAGTCCGGCGCGGACTACGTGTTCCTCGTGAACCCCGACACCTGGACCCCGCCCGGCCTGGTGCGCGGCCTCACCGAAGTGGCCGAGGAGTGGCCGGAGTACGGCATCCTCGGCCCGCTCCAGTACCGCTACGACGCCGACTCCACGGCGCTCGACGAGTTCAACGACTGGACGCACACGGTCCTGTGGCTGGGCGAGCAGCACGCCTTCGCCGGCGACGGGATCGCCCACCCCTCCACCGCCGGCCCCGCCGAGGGCCGGGCCCCGCGCACGCTGGAGCACGCCTACGTCCAGGGTTCGGCGCTGTTCGCCCGGACCGCGATGCTCCGCGAGACCGGGCTCTTCGACGAGGTGCTGCACACCTACTACGAGGAGACCGACCTGTGCCGCCGGGCCCGCTGGGCGGGCTGGCGGGTGGCGCTCCACCTGGACCTGGGCATCCAGCACCGGGGCGGCGGAGGCGCCGCCGTCCCCAGCGAGTACAGCCGGGTCCACATGCGGCGCAACCGCTACTACTACCTCCTGACGGACATCGACTGGCATCCGGCGAAGGCCGCCCGGCTGGCCGGGCGCTGGCTGGTGGCGGACCTCAGGGGCCACAGCGTCGTCGGCCGCGTGCCGGCCGCGACGGGGGCGCGGGAGACGGCCGAGGCGCTGCGCTGGCTCGCCGGCCGGGTGCCGACCATGCGGTCCCGGCGCCGGAGCCACCGCGCGCTGCGGGCCCGGGGCGCGAAGGGGGCTTCCCGATGA
- a CDS encoding alpha-ketoacid dehydrogenase subunit beta has product MGALAYITALNQALHDEMARDDRVCVFGEDVRIGLTQTTKGLHERFGDGRVVDTPLSEQAFTSLATGAAMAGQRPVVEYQIPSLLYLVFEQIANQAHKFSLMTGGQVEVPVTYLVPGSGSRSGMAGQHSDHPYSLFAHVGIKTVLPATASDAYGLLLSALRDPDPVAVFAPSALMGTVEEVTGELGPVPLGSARIHRAGEDVTVVATGQCVHTALAVAEAMAGEASIEVVDPRTIYPVDWETIRASAGKTGRLVVIDDANRMSGFAGEVLATAAEQFDLVAPPRRVTRPDGAVIPYALVLDQALLPNGDQLTDAIRAVLK; this is encoded by the coding sequence ATGGGTGCACTTGCGTACATCACCGCGCTGAACCAGGCGCTCCACGACGAGATGGCGCGGGACGACCGCGTCTGCGTCTTCGGCGAAGACGTGCGGATCGGGCTGACCCAGACCACCAAGGGCCTGCACGAGCGCTTCGGCGACGGGCGCGTCGTGGACACGCCGCTGTCGGAGCAGGCGTTCACCAGCCTGGCCACCGGCGCGGCGATGGCGGGGCAGCGCCCGGTCGTGGAGTACCAGATCCCGTCGCTGCTGTACCTGGTCTTCGAGCAGATCGCCAACCAGGCGCACAAGTTCTCGCTGATGACCGGCGGGCAGGTGGAGGTCCCCGTCACCTACCTGGTGCCGGGCTCCGGTTCGCGCTCCGGCATGGCCGGCCAGCACTCCGACCACCCCTACAGCCTGTTCGCGCACGTCGGCATCAAGACCGTGCTGCCCGCCACCGCCTCGGACGCCTACGGCCTGCTCCTCTCCGCGCTGCGCGACCCCGACCCGGTGGCCGTCTTCGCGCCGAGCGCGCTGATGGGCACGGTCGAGGAGGTGACCGGCGAGCTCGGCCCGGTACCGCTCGGCTCCGCCCGGATCCACCGCGCGGGCGAGGACGTGACCGTCGTCGCCACCGGCCAGTGCGTGCACACCGCCCTGGCCGTCGCGGAGGCGATGGCCGGCGAGGCGTCGATCGAGGTCGTGGACCCGCGCACCATCTACCCGGTGGACTGGGAGACGATCCGGGCGTCGGCCGGGAAGACGGGCCGGCTCGTCGTGATCGACGACGCCAACCGGATGAGCGGCTTCGCCGGCGAGGTCCTGGCCACCGCCGCCGAGCAGTTCGACCTGGTGGCCCCGCCCCGCCGGGTGACCCGGCCGGACGGCGCGGTCATCCCCTACGCGCTGGTGCTCGACCAGGCGCTGCTGCCCAACGGGGACCAGCTGACCGACGCGATCCGCGCCGTCCTGAAGTGA
- a CDS encoding thiamine pyrophosphate-dependent dehydrogenase E1 component subunit alpha — protein MTTREGGPAMGAESRAVRLYRTMRLIREFEERCLAMSLTGEIVGGIHPYIGQEAVAAGVCAALTKDDVVASTHRGHGHVLAKGADPKRMLAELLGTTDGLNRGRGGSMHAADVGLGVYGANGIVGAGAPIAAGAAWSFQQRGEDRVAVAFFGDGALSQGVVLEAFNLAALWRLPVVFVCENNGYATSLPVGRALAGDPVERAAAFGLAARAVDGMDAEAVADAAAQAVERCRAGGGPAYLECRTYRFHGHHSYEEQVALNYRDDAEVGDWRARDPLRTQSTRVDAATVRTVDAEITALIDEAVEFARAGRAPEPHEALDHLYADGTTTRPGVMI, from the coding sequence ATGACCACGAGAGAAGGGGGACCGGCGATGGGCGCCGAGTCACGTGCCGTCCGGCTCTACCGGACGATGCGCCTGATCAGAGAATTCGAGGAACGCTGCCTGGCGATGTCGCTCACCGGCGAGATCGTCGGCGGCATCCACCCCTACATCGGCCAGGAGGCGGTGGCCGCCGGCGTCTGCGCGGCGCTCACCAAGGACGACGTCGTCGCCAGCACCCACCGCGGGCACGGCCACGTCCTCGCCAAGGGGGCCGACCCCAAGCGGATGCTGGCCGAGCTGCTCGGCACCACCGACGGCCTCAACCGGGGCCGCGGCGGCTCGATGCACGCCGCCGACGTCGGCCTCGGCGTCTACGGCGCCAACGGCATCGTCGGCGCGGGTGCGCCCATCGCCGCCGGCGCGGCCTGGTCCTTCCAGCAGCGCGGCGAGGACCGGGTGGCGGTCGCCTTCTTCGGCGACGGCGCGCTCAGCCAGGGCGTGGTGCTGGAGGCGTTCAACCTCGCGGCCCTGTGGCGGCTCCCGGTGGTGTTCGTCTGCGAGAACAACGGCTACGCGACCAGCCTGCCGGTCGGCCGGGCGCTGGCCGGCGACCCGGTGGAGCGGGCGGCCGCGTTCGGCCTGGCGGCGCGCGCGGTGGACGGGATGGACGCCGAGGCCGTCGCCGACGCGGCCGCCCAGGCCGTCGAGCGCTGCCGCGCGGGCGGCGGCCCGGCCTACCTGGAGTGCCGGACGTACCGGTTCCACGGCCACCACTCCTACGAGGAGCAGGTGGCGCTCAACTACCGGGACGACGCCGAGGTCGGCGACTGGCGGGCCCGCGACCCGCTGCGCACCCAGAGCACCCGGGTGGACGCCGCGACCGTCCGCACGGTCGACGCCGAGATCACCGCGCTCATCGACGAGGCCGTGGAGTTCGCCCGCGCGGGCCGGGCCCCCGAGCCCCACGAGGCGCTGGACCACCTGTATGCCGACGGCACGACGACACGGCCCGGAGTGATGATCTGA
- a CDS encoding ABC transporter permease, with amino-acid sequence MMAALGRARWAVTDGWVVGRANMINWRRNPGLIFYCMMFPIMTVVFGYVFGSAMSVEGGGDYRAFLMPGLFGQAMMFGVVTSMLAVTSAVSRGVTDRFRSMPMAQSGVALGRSFADMFSSLIELTILLVCGLLVGWRWHEGPGKALAALGLLLLWRYSLIWVGIYLGLLLPPDAAGAAYVPLLPLTMLANTFVSPEKMPGWLGHIAEWNPLSSTVSACRELFGNPGVGGDSWVTDHAVALAVAWPVLLLVIFMPLSVRRYRTLSR; translated from the coding sequence ATGATGGCCGCGCTGGGAAGGGCCCGGTGGGCCGTCACCGATGGCTGGGTGGTCGGCCGCGCCAACATGATCAACTGGCGCCGCAACCCCGGACTCATCTTCTACTGCATGATGTTCCCGATCATGACGGTGGTCTTCGGCTACGTCTTCGGCAGCGCCATGTCGGTCGAGGGCGGCGGGGACTACCGCGCCTTCCTGATGCCGGGCCTGTTCGGGCAGGCGATGATGTTCGGCGTCGTGACCAGCATGCTGGCCGTCACCAGCGCGGTCTCCCGGGGGGTGACCGACCGGTTCCGCTCGATGCCGATGGCCCAGTCGGGCGTCGCCCTGGGCCGCAGCTTCGCCGACATGTTCAGCTCGCTGATCGAGCTGACGATCCTCCTCGTCTGCGGACTGCTGGTCGGCTGGCGCTGGCACGAGGGCCCCGGCAAGGCGCTGGCCGCGCTCGGCCTGCTGCTGCTCTGGCGCTACTCGCTCATCTGGGTCGGGATCTACCTGGGCCTGCTGCTGCCCCCGGACGCCGCGGGCGCGGCGTACGTGCCGCTCCTGCCCCTGACGATGCTGGCGAACACCTTCGTATCGCCCGAGAAGATGCCCGGCTGGCTGGGCCACATCGCGGAGTGGAACCCGCTGTCGTCCACGGTGTCCGCCTGCCGTGAGCTGTTCGGCAACCCGGGCGTCGGAGGCGACTCCTGGGTCACCGACCACGCCGTGGCCCTGGCCGTCGCCTGGCCCGTACTGCTGCTCGTGATCTTCATGCCGCTGTCGGTGCGCCGCTACCGGACGCTCAGCCGATGA
- a CDS encoding daunorubicin resistance protein DrrA family ABC transporter ATP-binding protein, translating into MSGSANAALVAEGLRKTYPTGTALDGFDLVVPEGTVCALLGPNGAGKTTAVRILSTLLKPDGGRAVVAGHDVSREPAEVRRNIGVTGQYPAVEEILTGRENLEMWGRLYHVGRKEARRRADELLEQFDLTDAADKRLKHYSGGMRRRLDLAAGFFTVPKVLFLDEPTTGLDPRNRNEVWKMVRSMVDQGTTVLLTTQYLEEADRLADHISVIDSGRGVVEGTPETLKSLVGGDRIVVTLAPGADLAAAAAEVARLTDTEPEVDADTRRVDAAVRDRVGDLVEIVGTLRDRGHEVADVSLRRPTLDDVFLHVTNRAGRRKEPVG; encoded by the coding sequence ATGAGCGGGTCGGCGAACGCCGCCCTGGTCGCCGAGGGCCTGCGCAAGACCTACCCGACCGGGACGGCGCTGGACGGGTTCGACCTCGTCGTGCCCGAGGGCACCGTCTGCGCCCTGCTCGGCCCCAACGGCGCGGGCAAGACGACCGCGGTGCGCATCCTCAGCACCCTGCTCAAGCCGGACGGCGGCCGGGCCGTGGTGGCCGGCCACGACGTGTCCCGCGAGCCCGCCGAGGTGCGCCGGAACATCGGGGTCACCGGCCAGTACCCGGCGGTCGAGGAGATCCTGACCGGCCGCGAGAACCTGGAGATGTGGGGCCGCCTGTACCACGTGGGCCGCAAGGAGGCCCGGCGCCGCGCGGACGAGCTGCTGGAGCAGTTCGACCTGACGGACGCCGCCGACAAGCGGCTCAAGCACTACTCGGGCGGTATGCGGCGCCGGCTCGACCTGGCCGCCGGGTTCTTCACCGTCCCCAAGGTCCTCTTCCTGGACGAGCCCACCACCGGCCTCGACCCGCGCAACCGCAACGAGGTCTGGAAGATGGTCCGTTCGATGGTCGACCAGGGCACGACCGTGCTCCTCACCACGCAGTACCTGGAGGAGGCCGACCGGCTCGCCGACCACATCTCGGTCATCGACTCGGGACGCGGGGTCGTCGAGGGCACGCCCGAGACCCTGAAGTCCCTCGTCGGCGGCGACCGGATCGTGGTGACCCTGGCCCCCGGCGCGGACCTCGCGGCCGCCGCGGCCGAGGTCGCCCGCCTCACGGACACCGAGCCCGAGGTGGACGCCGACACCCGCCGCGTCGACGCGGCGGTACGGGACCGGGTCGGGGACCTCGTGGAGATCGTGGGGACGCTGCGCGACCGCGGCCACGAGGTGGCGGACGTGTCGCTGCGCCGCCCGACGCTCGACGACGTGTTCCTGCACGTGACCAACCGTGCCGGTCGAAGGAAGGAGCCGGTCGGATGA
- a CDS encoding twitch domain-containing radical SAM protein yields MTQPPPSPTMCVLPWIHMCASIDGVYGRCCVDDSMYHNELYESVDEPVFKLNADAVGCAPNSRYAKDNPDEVRGLTEAFNSPNMRRTRLKMLAGERVSACDYCYHREDRGATSYRQSINERFADTVDFADLAERTAPDGSFDEFPFFLDIRFGNTCNLRCVMCAYPVSSGWGAKKRPSWSSAVIDPYREDEELWATLRENAHLIRRLYFAGGEPFMQPGHFAMLDLLIETGNAGNVDIVYNSNLTVLPEKVFDRFPHFKSVGIGASCDGVGEVFERIRQPAKWDVFVANVRRAKTEVNLWLQVAPQRLNLWGLRDLLHFAREEGLDADLANVVQWPDDYSVANLPDEEKRRATVELADLAEWCDSLDWAKPAKHLRALSAFMNAADPSQLISEGGA; encoded by the coding sequence ATGACCCAGCCCCCGCCCAGCCCCACCATGTGCGTGCTGCCGTGGATCCACATGTGCGCCTCCATCGACGGCGTCTACGGCCGGTGCTGCGTGGACGACTCCATGTACCACAACGAGCTGTACGAGTCCGTGGACGAGCCGGTCTTCAAGCTCAACGCCGACGCCGTCGGCTGCGCGCCCAACTCCCGCTACGCCAAGGACAACCCGGACGAGGTACGCGGGCTGACGGAGGCGTTCAACAGCCCCAACATGCGGCGCACCCGGCTGAAGATGCTGGCCGGCGAGCGGGTGTCCGCGTGCGACTACTGCTACCACCGCGAGGACCGGGGCGCGACCTCGTACCGGCAGAGCATCAACGAGCGGTTCGCCGACACGGTGGACTTCGCCGACCTGGCCGAACGGACCGCCCCCGACGGCTCGTTCGACGAGTTCCCGTTCTTCCTGGACATCCGGTTCGGCAACACCTGCAACCTGCGGTGCGTGATGTGCGCCTACCCGGTCAGCTCCGGCTGGGGCGCCAAGAAGCGGCCGTCGTGGTCGTCCGCGGTGATCGACCCGTACCGCGAGGACGAGGAGCTGTGGGCGACGCTCCGCGAGAACGCCCACCTCATCCGCCGGCTGTACTTCGCCGGCGGTGAACCGTTCATGCAGCCGGGCCACTTCGCGATGCTCGACCTGCTGATCGAGACCGGCAACGCGGGCAACGTCGACATCGTCTACAACTCCAACCTCACGGTGCTCCCGGAGAAGGTCTTCGACCGCTTCCCGCACTTCAAGAGCGTCGGGATCGGCGCCTCCTGCGACGGCGTCGGCGAGGTCTTCGAGCGCATCCGGCAGCCCGCGAAATGGGACGTGTTCGTCGCCAACGTCCGCCGGGCCAAGACCGAGGTGAACCTCTGGCTCCAGGTCGCGCCCCAGCGGCTCAACCTGTGGGGGCTGCGGGACCTGCTGCACTTCGCCCGCGAGGAGGGCCTCGACGCGGACCTCGCCAACGTCGTGCAGTGGCCCGACGACTACTCCGTCGCCAACCTCCCGGACGAGGAGAAGCGGCGGGCGACCGTCGAGCTGGCCGACCTGGCCGAGTGGTGCGACAGCCTGGACTGGGCCAAGCCCGCCAAGCACCTGCGGGCGCTGAGCGCGTTCATGAACGCCGCCGACCCGTCCCAACTGATCTCCGAAGGAGGAGCATGA
- a CDS encoding class I SAM-dependent methyltransferase, whose protein sequence is MSLLNRLPLVGALTGAPARPRREPTHDEIVAERYRERTDPRPGDWAYAHLLDLRDALAEELRGASGRWLDFGAGTSPYRGLLPGAELETAEMRGGEDLTADHELDADGLSALPDGSFDGILSTQVLEHVTDPDTHLREALRLLRPGGKLVLSTHGVWEEHGGQDLWRWTADGLAAQAERSGFTVDRAVKLTCGPRGLLLLLRYHGRQHGWPAGGPVGLLLRTLTLADRLRPRLVDDYLDRVFGGLGRVEGPAEPFYLDILLTATKPSAPETPERDAK, encoded by the coding sequence GTGAGCCTGCTGAACCGGCTGCCGCTGGTGGGGGCCCTCACCGGAGCCCCGGCCCGCCCGCGCCGCGAACCCACCCACGACGAGATCGTCGCCGAGCGCTACCGCGAGCGGACCGACCCGCGCCCCGGCGACTGGGCCTACGCCCACCTGCTCGACCTCCGCGACGCGCTGGCCGAGGAGCTCCGCGGGGCGTCCGGCCGCTGGCTCGACTTCGGCGCCGGCACGTCGCCCTACCGCGGCCTGCTCCCGGGCGCCGAGCTGGAGACCGCCGAGATGCGCGGCGGCGAGGACCTGACCGCCGACCACGAGCTGGACGCGGACGGCCTGAGCGCCCTGCCGGACGGCTCGTTCGACGGGATCCTCTCCACCCAGGTCCTGGAGCACGTGACGGACCCGGACACCCACCTGCGGGAGGCCCTCCGGCTGCTGCGGCCCGGCGGCAAGCTGGTGCTGTCCACGCACGGGGTGTGGGAGGAGCACGGCGGCCAGGACCTGTGGCGCTGGACGGCCGACGGGCTCGCGGCCCAGGCCGAGCGGTCCGGGTTCACGGTGGACCGCGCGGTCAAGCTCACCTGCGGCCCCCGCGGCCTGCTGCTCCTGCTGCGCTACCACGGCCGGCAGCACGGCTGGCCGGCCGGCGGGCCGGTGGGACTGCTGCTGCGCACCCTGACGCTGGCCGACCGGCTGCGCCCGCGCCTCGTCGACGACTACCTGGACCGCGTCTTCGGCGGTCTGGGACGCGTCGAGGGCCCGGCCGAGCCCTTCTACCTGGACATCCTGCTGACCGCCACCAAGCCGAGCGCACCGGAGACGCCGGAGAGGGACGCGAAATGA
- a CDS encoding phytanoyl-CoA dioxygenase family protein, which translates to MTDTPAPSRPSPAVPECHIRKTGLLPEHITAFRREGVLAVRGLLTPAELEAAQEAAAGLIDDAWRTRSPHDTIWTLEPDDPDAAPVRIEYVMDKSPVLARLAGHPLLLGAMESLVGPNFIPTWDSMVFKTPAGAPRLAWHRDGQMYRDAVAVTGGGRVIDVGVYLDPAPEDNCVWAIPQSNYWDDERITETADRMNATEWDTTGAVPAVMEPGDALFHNILTLHGAPAVVGKQRRVVYYEYRPGEVERQLGPHTPEYVGLKQQVLRSCLEQRAAAEEHRGEEPFAYRPAEQYRLWDESPAISGLRFPHEEYWRW; encoded by the coding sequence GTGACCGACACACCCGCCCCCTCCCGCCCCTCCCCCGCGGTCCCCGAATGCCACATCCGGAAGACCGGCCTGCTCCCCGAGCACATCACCGCCTTCCGGCGCGAGGGCGTGCTGGCCGTGCGCGGCCTGCTGACCCCCGCCGAACTGGAGGCGGCGCAGGAGGCGGCGGCCGGCCTGATCGACGACGCCTGGCGCACCCGGTCCCCGCACGACACCATCTGGACGCTGGAGCCCGACGACCCCGACGCTGCCCCGGTCCGCATCGAGTACGTCATGGACAAGTCCCCGGTACTGGCCCGGCTCGCCGGCCACCCGCTGCTGCTGGGCGCCATGGAGTCGCTGGTCGGCCCCAACTTCATCCCGACCTGGGACAGCATGGTGTTCAAGACCCCGGCGGGCGCGCCCCGGCTGGCCTGGCACCGCGACGGCCAGATGTACCGCGACGCCGTCGCCGTCACCGGCGGCGGCCGGGTCATCGACGTGGGCGTCTACCTGGACCCGGCGCCCGAGGACAACTGCGTCTGGGCCATCCCGCAGTCCAACTACTGGGACGACGAGCGGATCACCGAGACCGCCGACCGGATGAACGCCACCGAGTGGGACACGACCGGGGCAGTCCCCGCCGTGATGGAGCCGGGCGACGCCCTGTTCCACAACATCCTCACCCTGCACGGCGCCCCCGCGGTGGTCGGCAAGCAGCGCCGGGTCGTCTACTACGAGTACCGGCCCGGCGAGGTGGAGCGCCAACTCGGCCCGCACACCCCCGAGTACGTGGGGCTCAAGCAGCAGGTGCTGCGCTCCTGCCTGGAGCAGCGGGCCGCGGCCGAGGAGCACCGGGGCGAGGAGCCCTTCGCGTACCGCCCGGCGGAGCAGTACCGGCTGTGGGACGAGTCCCCCGCCATCTCCGGCCTGCGGTTCCCGCACGAGGAGTACTGGCGGTGGTGA
- a CDS encoding FkbM family methyltransferase, with amino-acid sequence MAEPIPVDRLNEWYDELTVEIIERVCAPDSGCLDIGAGGGEILAHMRRAAPEGRHFAVEPLPHYAEGLRRDFPEVTVWQAAAADAQGRDSFVHVVSNPGYSGLRRRPYDRADETLVEIAVDTVRLDDVVPADARVDLVKVDVEGGEVGALRGAAELLRRQSPVVVFEHGGDHAMRDYGTTSDDLWALLVDDLGYTIHTLAGWLAAEPGLDRAAFAAELRTQWYFVAARGPLPTRSHEE; translated from the coding sequence GTGGCTGAGCCGATACCCGTCGACCGGCTCAACGAGTGGTACGACGAGCTCACCGTCGAGATCATCGAGCGGGTCTGCGCCCCCGACTCCGGCTGCCTGGACATCGGCGCCGGAGGCGGCGAGATCCTCGCGCACATGCGCCGGGCCGCCCCCGAGGGCCGGCACTTCGCGGTCGAGCCGCTGCCGCACTACGCGGAGGGGCTGCGCCGGGACTTCCCCGAGGTCACGGTGTGGCAGGCCGCCGCGGCCGACGCCCAGGGCCGGGACAGCTTCGTCCACGTCGTCTCCAATCCCGGCTACAGCGGCCTGCGCCGCCGGCCGTACGACCGCGCCGACGAGACGCTCGTGGAGATCGCGGTGGACACCGTCCGCCTCGACGACGTCGTCCCGGCCGACGCCCGCGTCGACCTGGTGAAGGTGGACGTGGAGGGCGGCGAGGTGGGCGCCCTGCGCGGGGCGGCCGAGCTGCTGCGCCGGCAGTCCCCCGTCGTGGTCTTCGAGCACGGCGGCGACCACGCGATGCGCGACTACGGCACCACCAGCGACGACCTGTGGGCCCTGCTGGTCGACGACCTCGGCTACACGATCCACACCCTCGCGGGCTGGCTGGCCGCGGAGCCGGGCCTCGACCGGGCCGCCTTCGCCGCCGAGCTGCGCACCCAGTGGTACTTCGTCGCCGCCCGCGGGCCCCTGCCCACCCGTTCCCACGAGGAGTAG
- a CDS encoding class I SAM-dependent methyltransferase: MTSETPAGKGVRMPRSVEDLNVVWEWDDAEGMQVRLAGYQPRDEYLRDRAERIGQLTEALSLHQGVDLFEIGSGEGVMARELAPRVNSLLCADVSQSFLDKTRATCAGVPNVEYHHIRNDYLAGLPDASFDAGFALNVFIHLNAFEVYLYLREIRRVLRPGGRFLFNYLDFGDVTRPQFHEYVASYPGAHPVAVKGFMSWLGSDVVGKLAAEAGLTPVPGSLVDQGGVCFLTLRRDDEGATA, from the coding sequence ATGACCAGCGAGACACCGGCCGGCAAGGGCGTGCGCATGCCGCGGAGCGTCGAGGACCTCAACGTCGTCTGGGAGTGGGACGACGCCGAGGGGATGCAGGTGCGGCTCGCCGGCTACCAGCCGCGCGACGAGTACCTGCGCGACCGCGCCGAGCGGATCGGCCAGTTGACGGAGGCGCTGTCCCTGCACCAGGGCGTCGACCTGTTCGAGATCGGCAGTGGCGAGGGCGTCATGGCCCGCGAGCTGGCGCCCCGGGTCAACAGCCTGCTCTGCGCGGACGTCAGCCAGTCGTTCCTGGACAAGACCCGCGCCACCTGCGCGGGCGTCCCGAACGTCGAGTACCACCACATTCGGAACGACTACCTGGCCGGGCTGCCGGACGCCTCGTTCGACGCCGGGTTCGCGCTGAACGTGTTCATCCACCTGAACGCCTTCGAGGTCTACCTCTACCTGCGCGAGATCCGCCGGGTGCTGCGCCCCGGCGGCCGGTTCCTCTTCAACTACCTGGACTTCGGCGACGTCACCAGGCCGCAGTTCCACGAGTACGTGGCGAGCTACCCGGGCGCCCACCCGGTGGCCGTGAAGGGCTTCATGTCCTGGCTCGGCAGCGACGTGGTCGGCAAGCTCGCGGCGGAGGCCGGGCTGACGCCCGTCCCCGGGTCGCTGGTGGACCAGGGCGGCGTCTGCTTCCTCACCCTGCGCAGGGACGACGAAGGGGCGACCGCGTGA
- a CDS encoding SDR family NAD(P)-dependent oxidoreductase has translation MTIGLEKGQRAVVTGGAGFIGSHLCERLVERGLSVIAVDNLSTGRASNVEALADEERFTLLRADVTEPFSVEGPVHHVVHLASPASPLDYLALPLETLRVGSAGTENALRLAVEHGARFVVASTSEVYGDPLEHPQPESYWGNVNPIGPRSVYDEAKRFTEALTAAYARTLGADTGIARLFNSYGPRMRREDGRVVPTFIDQALAGLPLTINGTGEQTRSLCYVEDTVRGLMALMESSFPGPVNLGATGEMTVREIAEAIAAHAGVELRTEYRPPTEDEPGRRRPDIETARTKLGWQPEVPLAEGIKRTLDWWQTAYPRDTARDGAHGTSDIRSEAA, from the coding sequence GTGACGATCGGACTCGAGAAGGGCCAGCGGGCCGTCGTCACCGGGGGCGCCGGCTTCATCGGCTCCCACCTGTGCGAACGGCTCGTCGAGCGGGGCCTGTCGGTGATCGCCGTGGACAACCTGTCGACCGGCAGGGCCTCCAACGTCGAGGCGCTGGCCGACGAGGAGCGGTTCACGCTGCTGCGGGCCGACGTGACCGAGCCGTTCTCCGTCGAGGGACCGGTCCACCACGTCGTCCACCTGGCGTCGCCGGCGTCCCCCCTGGACTACCTGGCGCTGCCGCTGGAGACGCTGCGCGTCGGCTCGGCCGGGACCGAGAACGCGCTGCGGCTGGCGGTCGAGCACGGCGCCCGCTTCGTGGTCGCCTCCACCTCGGAGGTCTACGGCGACCCCCTGGAGCACCCGCAGCCCGAGAGCTACTGGGGCAACGTCAACCCGATCGGCCCGCGGTCGGTGTACGACGAGGCCAAGCGGTTCACCGAGGCGCTGACCGCCGCCTACGCCCGCACGCTGGGCGCGGACACCGGCATCGCCCGGCTGTTCAACTCGTACGGCCCGCGGATGCGGCGCGAGGACGGGCGGGTGGTGCCGACCTTCATCGACCAGGCACTCGCCGGCCTGCCCCTCACCATCAACGGGACCGGCGAGCAGACCCGTTCGCTGTGCTACGTCGAGGACACCGTGCGGGGGCTGATGGCGCTGATGGAGTCGTCCTTCCCGGGGCCGGTCAACCTCGGCGCGACCGGCGAGATGACCGTCCGCGAGATCGCGGAGGCGATCGCCGCGCACGCGGGCGTGGAGCTGCGCACCGAGTACCGGCCGCCCACGGAGGACGAGCCCGGCCGGCGCCGCCCCGACATCGAGACCGCCAGGACGAAGCTGGGCTGGCAGCCCGAAGTGCCGCTCGCCGAGGGCATCAAGCGCACCCTCGACTGGTGGCAGACCGCCTACCCGCGGGACACGGCCCGCGACGGCGCCCATGGTACGAGCGACATCAGGAGTGAGGCGGCATGA